A single Phoenix dactylifera cultivar Barhee BC4 chromosome 1, palm_55x_up_171113_PBpolish2nd_filt_p, whole genome shotgun sequence DNA region contains:
- the LOC103701571 gene encoding uncharacterized protein LOC103701571 — protein sequence MAWYPWQGQRFETSQLNFDGSWSADGAHGNVGFVIRDHLGMLIAAEGRRTTSRAVIEVELQATLEDMSYGRRVLGADRIFLEEDSFMVVDWIWGVDMEGDGHPLLREIRGLAKETGSFQVAHVYRKANSAADWVASFVARHSSGVV from the exons ATGGCTTGGTATCCTTGGCAAG GCCAGCGTTTTGAAACTAGCCAGTTGAACTTCGATGGTAGCTGGTCGGCGGACGGAGCACATGGCAATGTGGGCTTTGTGATTAGAGATCATCTGGGCATGTTGATTGCAGCTGAAGGGCGACGCACTACAAGCCGGGCCGTCATTGAGGTGGAGTTGCAGGCTACCTTGGAGGACATGTCCTATGGGAGGAGAGTCCTGGGAGCCGACAGGATATTCCTAGAGGAGGATTCCTTCATGGTAGTTGACTGGATATGGGGAGTGGATATGGAGGGAGATGGGCACCCGCTGCTTCGCGAGATCCGCGGTCTAGCCAAGGAGACAGGGTCCTTCCAGGTTGCACATGTTTATCGGAAGGCAAACAGTGCGGCAGACTGGGTCGCTTCTTTCGTGGCCCGACATTCGAGTGGAGTGGTTTGA
- the LOC103701456 gene encoding uncharacterized protein LOC103701456, translated as MEWRKSYIDLILVPLSLLSVILYHIWLWRRIRSQPQRTIIGINSASRRLWVFAMMKDNDKKNILAVQTIRNAIMGSTLMATTSILLCSGLAAMISSTYSIKKPLNDSVYGAHGEFVVALKYVTLLLIFLFAFLFYSLSIRFIGQVNFLINVPQEDDNSLVTPEYVAHLLEKGFALNIVGNRIFYAGLPIVLWIFGPVLVLICSVSIVPILYNMDIADGQGKADIRKEEKVDRKISMGA; from the exons atggaGTGGAGGAAGAGCTATATTGATCTCATATTGGTGCCCTTGAGCCTCCTCTCCGTCATCTTATACCATATCTGGTTGTGGCGGAGAATTAGGTCGCAGCCACAACGGACCATCATTGGCATCAATTCGGCCAGCAGGCGACTCTGGGTCTTTGCCATGATGAAG GATAACGATAAGAAAAATATCCTCGCGGTGCAGACAATACGTAACGCAATAATGGGTTCGACCTTGATGGCCACCACCTCCATCCTCCTCTGCTCCGGCCTCGCAGCCATGATCAGCAGCACGTACAGCATCAAGAAGCCTCTGAACGACTCGGTCTACGGCGCTCATGGGGAGTTTGTTGTGGCTTTGAAGTATGTCAcgcttctcttgatcttcctcTTTGCCTTCCTCTTCTACTCCCTCTCCATCAGGTTCATAGGCCAGGTGAACTTTCTCATCAACGTTCCACAAGAGGATGACAACTCCCTGGTGACGCCGGAGTACGTTGCCCATCTCTTGGAGAAGGGTTTTGCCCTCAACATAGTGGGCAACAGAATCTTTTATGCAGGCCTCCCCATAGTACTGTGGATATTTGGGCCAGTTTTGGTTCTCATATGCTCTGTCTCCATAGTCCCAATACTATACAATATGGACATTGCCGATGGGCAAGGAAAGGCTGATAtcaggaaagaagaaaaggttgACAGAAAAATTTCTATGGGAGCATAG